A stretch of Palaemon carinicauda isolate YSFRI2023 chromosome 36, ASM3689809v2, whole genome shotgun sequence DNA encodes these proteins:
- the LOC137628632 gene encoding uncharacterized protein: MIGKSIVSVVWSKDELKIKGKGTRNCSETCHDICVGTLSMEKIFEKKMNVVEMRKLRRMAGITRPDKARNDLVRVTTKVTEVSKKIQEERLHWFGHVMRRGHEYVGRRMFQVGGGRNQKESGWSVQQIWRRKISHLEGNVDRRT; the protein is encoded by the coding sequence ATGATTGGAAAAAGTATCGTGAGTGTTGTGTGGTCGAAGGATGAACTTAAAATTAAAGGGAAAGGTACAagaaactgtagtgagacctgccatgacatatgtgTAGGGACCTTGTCCATGGAAAAGATCTTcgagaagaaaatgaatgttgtAGAGATGAGAAAGCTGAGaaggatggctgggatcacgagaccggataaagctaggaatgacttggtaagggtaacaacaaaggttacagaagtatcaaagaaaatccaagaagagagactacactggtttgggcatgTGATGAGGAGAGGCCACGAGTATGTTGGGAGaaggatgttccaggtaggaggagggaGAAACCAAAAAGAAAGTGGATGGAGTGTGcaacagatatggaggagaaagatctcacatcTGGAGGGCAACGTAGACAGAAGAACTtag